The sequence CACATCATCGGAATCCGCGGGAGGTCGCTCCATGGCGTTGAAGGTCGGTATCAACGGCTTCGGCAGGATCGGACGCAACTTCTTCCGCGCGGTGCGCAAGCGCGGGGCGGACCTCGAGATCGTGTCCGTCAACGACATCACCGAGTCCGCCGTCCTCGCTCATCTGCTGAAGTACGACTCGGTGCTCGGCGTCCTCGATGCCGAGGTTAAAGCCACCGGCGACGGGATCGCCGTGGACGGCAAGGAACTCCGCGTCACCGCCGAGCGCGACCCCGCGAACCTTCCGTGGAAAGACCTCGGCGTCGACGTAGTGATCGAATCGACCGGGCTGTTCACCGACCGGGAGAAGGCCGCGAAGCACCTCGACGCCGGCGCGCGCAAGGTCGTCATCAGCGCCCCCGCGAAGGGCGAGGACATCACGATCGTGATGGGTGTGAACGATGGCGACTACGACCCGGCCAAGCACAGCGTGATCTCCAACGCGTCCTGCACGACGAACTGCGTGGTTCCACTCGCGAAGGTCCTGCACGACGCTTTCGGCATCGAGCGCGGTTTCATGACCACGGTTCACGCCTACACCAACGACCAGAACCTGCTCGACCTGCCGCACAAGGATCTCCGTCGCGGTCGCGCCGCCGCCATCAACATCGTTCCGTCCTCAACGGGCGCAGCGAAGGCGACCTCGCTCGCGATGCCCGAGATGAAAGGGCGTCTGGACGGCACCGCGCTTCGTGTGCCGGTTCCCGACGGCTCGATCACCGATCTGGTGTGCATCCTGAACCGGGACGCCACGATCGACGACGTCAACCACGCGTACCTCGAGGCCTCGCAAGCCGGCAGCCTCAAGGGCTACTTGCAGTACACGGAGGATCCGATCGTGTCGAGCGACATCGTCGGAAATCCGCACTCGTGCATCTTCGACTCGAAGCAGACGATGGCGAACGGCAACTTCGTCAAGGTGATGGGCTGGTACGACAACGAGTGGGGCTACTCGAACCGGCTCGTAGACCTGGTCACCAAGATCGGCGCTTCTCTCTAGCGCGGACGCTGTGAAGCTCCGCACCATCGACGACATCGACGTCGCCGGCAAAGACGTGCTGCTGCGCGCCGACTTCAACGTCCCGTTGTCGAAGCAGGACGGGTCGATCGCGGACGATCTGCGGATCCGAGCGACCCTCCCGACGATCGAAGAGCTGTTCGAACGGGGAGCCGGGCGCATCGTCGTCTGCTCGCATCTCGGCCGGCCGAAAGGGAAACCGGACCCCACGTACTCGCTCGCGCCGGTGGCCGCTCGCCTCGGGCAGCTGCTCGGCGAGGACGTGCCGCTCTGCGCGTCGCCGACAGGGCCGGTTCCGGAAGTCTCGCGCGTCGTGCTCCTGGAGAATCTGCGGTTCGACCCGGGGGAGGAGTCGAACGATCGTGCGTTCGCCGCGCGCCTCGCCGCACTCGCGGACGTCTACGTGAACGACGCGTTCGGCGCCGTGCACCGCGCGCACGCGAGCGTCGTCGCCGTGGCGCAGCTCTTGCCGGCGGCCGCAGGAAGGCTCCTGGAGAAGGAGGTGGCGGTCCTCTCCAAGCTCTTGACGGAGCCGGAGCGGCCGTTCGTCGCCGTCGTCGGCGGCGCGAAGGTCTCGGACAAGCTCAGGGTGCTCGAGCGCCTGCTCGATCTGGTCGACGGGCTGTTGATCGGCGGCGGCATGTCTTTCACGTTCCTCGCGGCCAAGGGATACGGCGTGGGCAAGTCCTTGCTCGAGCCCGATCAGGTGCCCGTCGTCGCCGAGCTCATGCGCGACGCAGGCGACAAGATCGCCGTCCCGACAGACATCGTCGTCGCGCGCGCGCCCGAGCCCGGCGTCGAGAAGCGGGTCGTCGCCGCCGATCAGATCCCCGCCGAGCTCGCCGGCTTCGACATCGGCAAGGAGACCTGCCGCGCGTACGTCGACGCGATCCGCGCCGCAAGGACGGTCTTCTGGAACGGCCCGATGGGCGTGTTCGAGGTCGACGACTTCGACGCCGGCACGCGCGCCATCGCCGCGGCGATCGCGAAGAGCGACTGCTATTCGGTCATCGGCGGGGGTGACAGCGCGGCCGCGCTGCGCAAGTTCGGCTACGCGGACGAGGTCTCGCACATCTCGACCGGCGGCGGCGCCTCGCTCGAGTTCCTCGAAGGCAAAGACCTGCCGGGGCTCGTCCCGCTCCGGAGGGGGTAGTATCCGCCGCCATGGCCCGAAAGCCGATCATCGCCGGCAACTGGAAGATGAACCTCAACCACCTCGAGGCCATCGCGCTCGTCCAGAAGCTCCACTACAACCTGCGTCCCCAGGACTACGACGCGGTCGACGTCGTCGTGTGCCCGGCCTTCCCGGCGTTGCGCAGCGTCCAGACGCTGATCGAGGGCGACCGGATCCCGATGGCGCTCGGCGCGCAGAACTGCCACTGGGAGGACAAGGGAGCGTACACGGGCGAGGTGTCGCCGCCGATGCTCGCCCGACTCAAGTGCTCGTTCGTCATCGTCGGTCATTCCGAGCGGCGCCAGCACTTGGGTGAGACGGACGAGATCGTGAACCGCAAAGCGAAAGCGGTCATCCGCAACGAGATGACTCCAATCGTGTGCGTCGGTGAGACCCTGGACGAGCGCGAGGCCGATCGCACCGAAGAGGTGGTCGGCACGCAGATCCGCGCGTCGCTGGCGGGCATCTCCGGAGAGGCGCTCGCCGGCGTCGTGGTTGCCTACGAGCCTATCTGGGCGATCGGGACCGGCCGCACCGCTCAAGCATCCGACGCCAACGCCGTCATCGGATTCATCCGACGGACGGTCGCCGAGATCAGCGACCGGCCGACCGCGGATGCGATCCGGATCCAGTACGGCGGCAGCGTCAACGCCGGCAACATCGCAGCGATCATGGCCGAGCCCGAGATCGACGGCGCGCTCGTCGGCGGTGCGAGCCTCGACGCAGAGGACTTCGCGCTCGTCGTTCGCTACCGCGGCTAGCCGACCGCGGACCGCGGCCGAACGGTCGCGCAATCTCAGCCGTTCGCCCGGCCGTATACCAGTACGGCGGGGCGCTCGGCC comes from Actinomycetota bacterium and encodes:
- the gap gene encoding type I glyceraldehyde-3-phosphate dehydrogenase; this translates as MALKVGINGFGRIGRNFFRAVRKRGADLEIVSVNDITESAVLAHLLKYDSVLGVLDAEVKATGDGIAVDGKELRVTAERDPANLPWKDLGVDVVIESTGLFTDREKAAKHLDAGARKVVISAPAKGEDITIVMGVNDGDYDPAKHSVISNASCTTNCVVPLAKVLHDAFGIERGFMTTVHAYTNDQNLLDLPHKDLRRGRAAAINIVPSSTGAAKATSLAMPEMKGRLDGTALRVPVPDGSITDLVCILNRDATIDDVNHAYLEASQAGSLKGYLQYTEDPIVSSDIVGNPHSCIFDSKQTMANGNFVKVMGWYDNEWGYSNRLVDLVTKIGASL
- a CDS encoding phosphoglycerate kinase: MKLRTIDDIDVAGKDVLLRADFNVPLSKQDGSIADDLRIRATLPTIEELFERGAGRIVVCSHLGRPKGKPDPTYSLAPVAARLGQLLGEDVPLCASPTGPVPEVSRVVLLENLRFDPGEESNDRAFAARLAALADVYVNDAFGAVHRAHASVVAVAQLLPAAAGRLLEKEVAVLSKLLTEPERPFVAVVGGAKVSDKLRVLERLLDLVDGLLIGGGMSFTFLAAKGYGVGKSLLEPDQVPVVAELMRDAGDKIAVPTDIVVARAPEPGVEKRVVAADQIPAELAGFDIGKETCRAYVDAIRAARTVFWNGPMGVFEVDDFDAGTRAIAAAIAKSDCYSVIGGGDSAAALRKFGYADEVSHISTGGGASLEFLEGKDLPGLVPLRRG
- the tpiA gene encoding triose-phosphate isomerase, whose amino-acid sequence is MARKPIIAGNWKMNLNHLEAIALVQKLHYNLRPQDYDAVDVVVCPAFPALRSVQTLIEGDRIPMALGAQNCHWEDKGAYTGEVSPPMLARLKCSFVIVGHSERRQHLGETDEIVNRKAKAVIRNEMTPIVCVGETLDEREADRTEEVVGTQIRASLAGISGEALAGVVVAYEPIWAIGTGRTAQASDANAVIGFIRRTVAEISDRPTADAIRIQYGGSVNAGNIAAIMAEPEIDGALVGGASLDAEDFALVVRYRG